AACCACACAGATGAGAAAAGGGAGCAGAAAGTTGTAGCGACGACTAAAAACAAGTAACCTGGAATGGCCAAGAAACCCCATTTCCCGACAGCTGCCTCAATGTATTTCTTGTAGACGTTCAATTTTAAGCTATTGACAGCCCGCTCCTCCTTAGAAGTTAAACGACCACTAACTTCCACTTCTTTAGATCTCTTACTGAGCTGCTTTTGTAGTTCGGACCAATCTTTCgttctttctttgttcaacTCAGTCTCTGCATCGCCTAAACCTTCTTGCTCCGCCTCATCAGTCTCCTCAGCTTCCGACTTTTGGGCGGCAAACTGGAGCAGGTTCTTTAAAGTGAGATTTGTTTGTTTGAGATCTTCCAACTTTCCGATCTCAAATGATCCGTCGGCTCCCAGCACAATAATACGAGAAGCCTTCTCAATTAATGATAATTGGTGAGTGGCCAAAATTCTGGTTTTGTTTTGAAGTAGACCTAGCATGCATTCATCCATAATGTGCTTTCCGACCCGGGAATCCACAGCGCTCAAAACATCATCGAATAAGAAAATATCCTTCTGTTTGTAAACACTTCTAGCCAAGTTTATCCGCGCCTTCTGACCTCCAGACAAGGTTATACCGCGTTCACCGATTTCAGTCATATCTCCTGCTGGTAACATATCAATATCTGCTTGCAAGGAACAAACACGAATGACCTCTTTAAAGCGTTTTTCGTCAAATGGTGAGCCAAACAGTATATTATCACGCACAGTCGCGTTCTGAATCCAGGGATAACCGCACATAAGCAAATCACCATTGACCTCTACATTCCCAGATATCCTACGCATAAAGCCAGCCATCGCATTCAATAAAGATGTCTTACCAGTCCCGATGGGACCTGTCACCATGATAAATTCTCCTTTCTCTATTTCGAAATTCAAGCAGTTAAAACCATGAaatgatttcttctccttAGCCTCGCTTTGATGACTGTTGTCGATTTTAGATGACTGTGGTTCTTCGTCGctttttgaatttttctTACGTGATTTCTTGGCTGAGCTATTCTGTagcttctttttctcctctgCTAAGTCATTAACCTCAAAGTCTTCCCATTCAAAAGATGCATCAGTCATTCTCAGTACTACATTTTTGGGCATATCAGACGTGGGACGAATGCTCTCAACATTGTCAGTCCGTTCTTCGGGAGCCTCAAGCAAATCTTGTAACCTACCAAGTCCAAGGATCATGTCAATACCAGTTGCAATAGATATGGGTAAAAAGAACATCTGCAGACTCAGCACTTGAAACAATGAAAGAGAAGCGAAGATATTTCCTGGAGATCTGCCACCACGGTTAACCTTATAcatggccaagaaggtcaCGAGCGATGCGATATTAGGTAATGAAAGTGCTAAACCAATCATGAAGTTCCTTGTATACAACATGTTCCGCACTTTACTGATCTCTTTCGATCTTATATCTCTGACATTTTTTTCGTAAGCATCCTCCCACGCATAATACTTGACCATTTTCATATTGTTGAGAAGCTCTCTCATAATAGTCACCCTAGAGTCAGTCAGTTTGTTGGATTTCATCCTCAACTCAATGACGATTTTAAAGGCAAAAAGAGTTAGgaaaaacatcaaaatGAAAACACCAATACCCACCAAGGCTATTGGGCCAACATTGACAATCAATAATACGATGCAAATGGCAAAGATAGCTGGAAAGCCGGCCAGGAATGGTTGAAACGAAAGGGCAAACTCAATTCTCGATAAATCAGTAGTAACGAATGAAGTAACCTTACCGTTAGGATACTTATGCCTAGCATAAGCTGATGCATGAAACATTTTGTTCAGTGCGGCTTTAGTTAAAACGGATTTGGCCTGCACGCCGATGGTTTGAGAAGCCAAAAAGAAatgattgaagaaaataccGTTCAACAACAGCATTAGACATGCACCAATAGCATAACCTACGCCGCTGTTGACAGGTAAATGAGGCATCAAAGCCTTTTTCTCAACAAACTCAATTAAGCGCTTGGTGATCATGGGATTAAAACCAGAAGTACAGTTCGCAAGGATGGCACACAAAACAGCCCACAGATATTGGCGTTGAAATGTGAAATATAAAGCTCTTAGCGTTGTTAATCTGGGGAGTCTCGCATTAGCGagtacttcttcttcggtaGCGCCGGGATTCTTCTCTAGGTATTGTCTTCGAGATTTATCAAAATAATATCTCATGTTTCTGTCAAAAGAGTCAAATAATTTCTCAATGGACATCCTCTCGTCCATCTTAAAAAGATCATTCGGCTGCACCGTTCTCTTGTAGCCGACTCGTATTATCGGGATCACCCACCACAGGAAAACCCTCGATAAATAATTAGCACGATGCATAGGGAACGTCCTTctctcatcatctttttcgGGCACAAGTGGCAACTTCTTTCTATGCAGAAAAGAAAACAACCGTTTCTGTGCGTAAACGTCTGATTGAGTAACCTTTTCCAGGTCATCACTGTTCAGAAACGTTTCTGGCCTGTTGCGATTGACGATGTACTCCCCCGTTCCAGAGAGTTCCTGGTTCTCCTGAGAAGCATCGTTGTACGATAGCTTGGCTTCCACGGAACTTCTCCTCGAACCAGATTTGTCCTCAGGAGTAGACCTGTAGCTTGATCCCGTGGAGTCGGTGGAAGCACCCTTCAAAGCGTTTTTCCCCATCACCGGTCTGCTTCAGTCAATTCCAGTTCACTTCGCTTCACTACGGGTGTCTAATACTAATCCTGCCGTTCAGTTAAAAGTTTTCTTAATGCAACGGTAACCGCTTTAATCAGCTCTTAAGTATGACAAATCAAACGCGAGATGCGACAGGGAAAAACGAGCGATGCCTACTTCCATCCAAAGTGAGATCAAAATGCGGCTCATCTCCGCT
Above is a genomic segment from Torulaspora globosa chromosome 1, complete sequence containing:
- the YOR1 gene encoding ATP-binding cassette transporter YOR1 (ancestral locus Anc_5.10); this translates as MGKNALKGASTDSTGSSYRSTPEDKSGSRRSSVEAKLSYNDASQENQELSGTGEYIVNRNRPETFLNSDDLEKVTQSDVYAQKRLFSFLHRKKLPLVPEKDDERRTFPMHRANYLSRVFLWWVIPIIRVGYKRTVQPNDLFKMDERMSIEKLFDSFDRNMRYYFDKSRRQYLEKNPGATEEEVLANARLPRLTTLRALYFTFQRQYLWAVLCAILANCTSGFNPMITKRLIEFVEKKALMPHLPVNSGVGYAIGACLMLLLNGIFFNHFFLASQTIGVQAKSVLTKAALNKMFHASAYARHKYPNGKVTSFVTTDLSRIEFALSFQPFLAGFPAIFAICIVLLIVNVGPIALVGIGVFILMFFLTLFAFKIVIELRMKSNKLTDSRVTIMRELLNNMKMVKYYAWEDAYEKNVRDIRSKEISKVRNMLYTRNFMIGLALSLPNIASLVTFLAMYKVNRGGRSPGNIFASLSLFQVLSLQMFFLPISIATGIDMILGLGRLQDLLEAPEERTDNVESIRPTSDMPKNVVLRMTDASFEWEDFEVNDLAEEKKKLQNSSAKKSRKKNSKSDEEPQSSKIDNSHQSEAKEKKSFHGFNCLNFEIEKGEFIMVTGPIGTGKTSLLNAMAGFMRRISGNVEVNGDLLMCGYPWIQNATVRDNILFGSPFDEKRFKEVIRVCSLQADIDMLPAGDMTEIGERGITLSGGQKARINLARSVYKQKDIFLFDDVLSAVDSRVGKHIMDECMLGLLQNKTRILATHQLSLIEKASRIIVLGADGSFEIGKLEDLKQTNLTLKNLLQFAAQKSEAEETDEAEQEGLGDAETELNKERTKDWSELQKQLSKRSKEVEVSGRLTSKEERAVNSLKLNVYKKYIEAAVGKWGFLAIPGYLFLVVATTFCSLFSSVWLSYWTEQKFANRSASFYMGLYSFFVFGGFLFMTGQFTMLCYMGVRASKRLNLQAVGRILHTSMAYLDTTPIGRILNRFTKDTDSLDNELMESLRLFMTQFANIVGVCVLCIVYLPWFAIAVPFLVLFFVLIANHYQATGREVKRLEAVQRSFVYNNFNEVLGGMDTIKAYRNQERFLVKTDFLINKTNEAGYLVVALQRWVAIFLDMVAIAFALIITLLCVTRQFHISAASTGVLLTYVLQLPGLLNTILRAFTQTENDMNSAERLVAYATDLPLEADYKIPESSPPENWPSEGEIIFEEVSFAYRPGLPVVLHNLNLQIKRGEKIGICGRTGAGKSTIMSALYRINELADGRILIDGIDISKIGLYDLRRKLSIIPQDPVLFRGTIRKNLDPFQESSDDKLWEALVNGGIITAAELDVVQKQKPDESGSLSNLHKFHLDQKVEEEGSNFSLGERQLLALARALVRQSKILILDEATSSVDYETDNKIQSRISASFGNCTILCIAHRLKTILSYDRILVLDKGEIAELDTPKALYERTDGIFREMCNRSGLTEADFN